One Labilithrix sp. DNA window includes the following coding sequences:
- a CDS encoding serine/threonine protein kinase, translating to MTDLRDGRYTLVRRLGEGSQGETWEAIDRGAARGRTGTLTDQWRRYVERAGEKPAKPSAGERVVAIKAFRLGKAKAWKDVELAEREARTLASLDHEKLPHYVEHFEEDGTLYLVMEKIEGESLASLRKAGRTLGPGDVRRLLEDAADALGYLHARAPAIVHRDIKPGNVIRRSDGSFAIVDFGAVRDRLKPEGGSTVVGTFGYMAPEQFQGRASPKSDVYGLGATALSMLTGCEPEELPHEGLAIVVAKSVPPHTPAGLVAALEAMLEPDPDRRASSVAEALALFDEEKPRKKKRARPSRKNRERRRREAKLERLAKKSAASERPGPPREPLPLFPRIVARLGLFVALTAVWMFVGVLVPLVLTVLSLLFGEPLRAAARRAIASAKRAGAAIGRTSARVSGRTAPPPRLRIRTDLDRARAVTEEQAQRIAIDEAESHGEDADEWLEEKIATETRRWEEEERKRARMRDHARPPPKGKHWGR from the coding sequence ATGACCGATCTCCGCGACGGCCGCTACACGCTCGTGCGCCGCCTCGGCGAAGGCTCGCAAGGCGAGACGTGGGAGGCGATCGACCGCGGCGCCGCGCGAGGCCGCACCGGTACGCTCACCGATCAGTGGAGGCGCTACGTCGAGAGGGCGGGCGAGAAGCCGGCGAAGCCGAGCGCCGGCGAGCGCGTCGTCGCGATCAAGGCCTTCCGCCTCGGCAAGGCCAAGGCCTGGAAGGACGTCGAGCTCGCCGAGCGCGAGGCGCGCACGCTCGCGTCGCTCGATCACGAGAAGCTCCCGCACTACGTCGAGCACTTCGAAGAGGACGGCACGCTCTACCTCGTGATGGAGAAGATCGAGGGCGAGAGCCTCGCCTCGCTCCGCAAGGCCGGGCGCACGCTCGGCCCCGGCGACGTCCGCCGCTTGCTCGAGGACGCCGCGGACGCGCTCGGCTACCTCCACGCGCGCGCCCCCGCGATCGTCCATCGCGACATCAAGCCGGGGAACGTCATCCGCCGATCGGACGGCTCGTTCGCGATCGTCGATTTCGGCGCGGTGCGCGATCGGCTCAAGCCGGAGGGCGGGAGCACGGTGGTGGGGACGTTCGGGTACATGGCGCCGGAGCAGTTCCAGGGCCGCGCGTCGCCGAAGTCGGACGTCTACGGCCTCGGCGCGACCGCGCTCTCGATGCTGACCGGCTGCGAGCCGGAGGAGCTGCCGCACGAGGGCCTCGCGATCGTCGTCGCGAAGTCGGTGCCGCCCCATACGCCGGCCGGCCTCGTCGCCGCGCTCGAGGCGATGCTCGAGCCCGATCCCGATCGCCGCGCGAGCTCGGTCGCGGAGGCGCTCGCGCTCTTCGACGAAGAGAAGCCGCGGAAGAAGAAGCGCGCGCGGCCGAGCCGGAAGAACCGCGAGCGGCGCCGGCGCGAGGCGAAGCTCGAGCGGCTCGCGAAGAAGAGCGCCGCGTCGGAGCGACCTGGTCCGCCGCGAGAGCCGCTCCCGCTGTTCCCGCGCATCGTCGCGCGCCTCGGCCTGTTCGTGGCGCTCACGGCGGTGTGGATGTTCGTCGGCGTCCTCGTGCCGCTCGTCCTCACCGTGCTCTCGCTCCTCTTCGGCGAGCCGCTCCGCGCCGCCGCCCGTCGCGCGATCGCGTCGGCGAAGCGCGCCGGCGCCGCGATCGGCCGCACCTCCGCGCGCGTCTCGGGCCGCACCGCGCCTCCGCCGCGCCTCCGCATCCGCACCGACCTCGATCGCGCGCGGGCGGTGACCGAGGAGCAGGCCCAGCGCATCGCGATCGACGAGGCCGAGTCGCACGGCGAAGACGCGGACGAGTGGCTCGAGGAGAAGATCGCGACCGAGACGCGGCGCTGGGAGGAAGAAGAGCGGAAGCGCGCCCGCATGCGCGACCACGCGCGCCCGCCGCCGAAGGGAAAACACTGGGGCCGCTGA